One Agelaius phoeniceus isolate bAgePho1 chromosome 8, bAgePho1.hap1, whole genome shotgun sequence genomic region harbors:
- the TESK2 gene encoding dual specificity testis-specific protein kinase 2 isoform X3, with the protein MGVCVHKGQLHALTEYINCGNLEQLLDGNQHLPWTVRVKLAYDIAMGISYLHYKGIFHRDLTSKNCLIKHDENGYSAIVGDFGLAEKIPDHSEKLPVVGSPFWMAPEVLRDEPYNEKADVFSYGIILCEIIARIQADPDYLPRTENFGLDYDSFQHMVGDCPPDFLQLAFNCCNMDPKLRPSFADIVKTLEEMLNRLRNEDSERDRKFLNLDNNERKPKGSIDKGPGVKRLSSLDDKIPPKSPRPRRNIWLSRSQSDIFSRKPSRKINVQDPYYTPSKGLGRKVNPFSAREDLKGGKIKFFDMPSKSVISLVFDLHSPEAGGGLKASQSQFRQAYSTDWQDLSLLPGRRCRSLPLSPELPHKEYGLFGGLSSTVGRCDPAQLGAEVRQKLLSSTKYGVSEIPPFHAKPHRTEFLLAPGQEEDMDCSDGPVAQEENGFCPVENTCGDPACDQPLVLAQSRPLSYKKLPVENSVNSEGRGSPQVFAGCLPSEEMEVEDDLLKITLLEPTKPLFSVSPPTELKREAWPFREQDGDSPALLSQTSSNISASGSTKSACDI; encoded by the exons TACATCAATTGTGGTAACCTGGAACAGCTACTAGATGGCAACCAGCATCTGCCCTGGACGGTGAGGGTGAAACTGGCATATGACATTGCTATGGGAATCAGTTATCTTCACTATAAAGGCATTTTCCACCGGGACCTTACATCCAAG aactgTTTAATCAAACATGATGAGAATGGATACTCAGCAATAGTTGGAGACTTTGGTTTAGCAGAGAAAATTCCTGATCACAG TGAGAAGTTACCAGTTGTGGGTTCACCTTTCTGGATGGCACCAGAAGTTCTCAGAGATGAGCCCTACAATGAAAAG gcAGATGTGTTCTCCTATGGCATAATTCTGTGTGAGATTATAGCAAGAATACAGGCAGACCCAGACTATCTCCCTCGCACAGAG AATTTTGGATTAGATTATGATTCCTTCCAGCACATGGTGGGAGACTGTCCTCCTGACTTCCTCCAGCTGGCCTTTAACTGCTGTAAT ATGGATCCAAAGTTGCGTCCTTCATTTGCTGATATTGTCAAAACACTGGAGGAAATGTTAAACCGCCTGAGAAATGAGGActcagagagagacagaaagttCTTGAACCTTGACAACaatgaaagaaaaccaaaag GATCAATTGACAAAGGACCAGGAGTGAAACGTTTGAGTTCCTTGGATGACAAGATCCCGCCCAAGTCACCCCGTCCGCGTCGCAATATCTGGCTGTCCCGCAGCCAGTCGGATATCTTCTCTCGCAAACCTTCCAGGAAGATCAACGTGCAGGACCCCTACTACACACCAAGCAAAGGGTTAGGCCGGAAAGTTAACCCCTTCAGTGCCCGGGAGGACCTCAAGGGGGGAAAGATCAAATTCTTTGACATGCCAAGCAAGTCTGTGATTTCCCTCGTGTTTGACTTGCATTCTCCAGAGGCGGGTGGAGGCCTGAAAGCCAGCCAGTCCCAGTTCCGGCAGGCGTACAGCACAGACTGGCAAGACCTTTCCCTGCTTCCTGGGAGGAGATGCAGATCACTTCCACTCTCTCCTGAATTACCACACAAGGAATATGGCCTGTTTGGGGGACTGTCTTCAACTGTTGGCAGGTGTGACCCGGCCCAGTTAGGTGCGGAGGTTCGGCAAAAACTCTTGAGTAGCACTAAATATGGTGTGTCAGAGATTCCCCCCTTTCACGCCAAGCCTCACAGAACAGAGTTTCTTCTTGCACCAGGACAAGAAGAGGATATGGACTGTTCAGATGGGCCAGTGGCCCAGGAGGAAAATGGGTTTTGCCCTGTTGAGAACACATGTGGAGATCCAGCATGTGATCAACCATTAGTGCTGGCCCAGTCCAGGCCGCTATCTTACAAAAAGCTCCCAGTTGAGAATTCAGTGAACTCTGAGGGACGTGGCTCCCCACAAGTGTTTGCAGGTTGTCTCCCTTCTGAAGAGATGGAGGTAGAAGATGACCTACTGAAAATTACGCTGTTAGAGCCTACAAAGCCTCTGTTCAGTGTTAGTCCTCCCACCGAGCTGAAGAGAGAGGCATGGCCCTTcagggagcaggatggggacagtCCTGCCCTGTTGTCTCAGACCTCCTCCAACATCTCAGCAAGTGGCAGCACAAAGTCAGCTTGTGACATATGA
- the TESK2 gene encoding dual specificity testis-specific protein kinase 2 isoform X4, producing the protein MLQSIERPAQHCCQYINCGNLEQLLDGNQHLPWTVRVKLAYDIAMGISYLHYKGIFHRDLTSKNCLIKHDENGYSAIVGDFGLAEKIPDHSEKLPVVGSPFWMAPEVLRDEPYNEKADVFSYGIILCEIIARIQADPDYLPRTENFGLDYDSFQHMVGDCPPDFLQLAFNCCNMDPKLRPSFADIVKTLEEMLNRLRNEDSERDRKFLNLDNNERKPKGSIDKGPGVKRLSSLDDKIPPKSPRPRRNIWLSRSQSDIFSRKPSRKINVQDPYYTPSKGLGRKVNPFSAREDLKGGKIKFFDMPSKSVISLVFDLHSPEAGGGLKASQSQFRQAYSTDWQDLSLLPGRRCRSLPLSPELPHKEYGLFGGLSSTVGRCDPAQLGAEVRQKLLSSTKYGVSEIPPFHAKPHRTEFLLAPGQEEDMDCSDGPVAQEENGFCPVENTCGDPACDQPLVLAQSRPLSYKKLPVENSVNSEGRGSPQVFAGCLPSEEMEVEDDLLKITLLEPTKPLFSVSPPTELKREAWPFREQDGDSPALLSQTSSNISASGSTKSACDI; encoded by the exons TACATCAATTGTGGTAACCTGGAACAGCTACTAGATGGCAACCAGCATCTGCCCTGGACGGTGAGGGTGAAACTGGCATATGACATTGCTATGGGAATCAGTTATCTTCACTATAAAGGCATTTTCCACCGGGACCTTACATCCAAG aactgTTTAATCAAACATGATGAGAATGGATACTCAGCAATAGTTGGAGACTTTGGTTTAGCAGAGAAAATTCCTGATCACAG TGAGAAGTTACCAGTTGTGGGTTCACCTTTCTGGATGGCACCAGAAGTTCTCAGAGATGAGCCCTACAATGAAAAG gcAGATGTGTTCTCCTATGGCATAATTCTGTGTGAGATTATAGCAAGAATACAGGCAGACCCAGACTATCTCCCTCGCACAGAG AATTTTGGATTAGATTATGATTCCTTCCAGCACATGGTGGGAGACTGTCCTCCTGACTTCCTCCAGCTGGCCTTTAACTGCTGTAAT ATGGATCCAAAGTTGCGTCCTTCATTTGCTGATATTGTCAAAACACTGGAGGAAATGTTAAACCGCCTGAGAAATGAGGActcagagagagacagaaagttCTTGAACCTTGACAACaatgaaagaaaaccaaaag GATCAATTGACAAAGGACCAGGAGTGAAACGTTTGAGTTCCTTGGATGACAAGATCCCGCCCAAGTCACCCCGTCCGCGTCGCAATATCTGGCTGTCCCGCAGCCAGTCGGATATCTTCTCTCGCAAACCTTCCAGGAAGATCAACGTGCAGGACCCCTACTACACACCAAGCAAAGGGTTAGGCCGGAAAGTTAACCCCTTCAGTGCCCGGGAGGACCTCAAGGGGGGAAAGATCAAATTCTTTGACATGCCAAGCAAGTCTGTGATTTCCCTCGTGTTTGACTTGCATTCTCCAGAGGCGGGTGGAGGCCTGAAAGCCAGCCAGTCCCAGTTCCGGCAGGCGTACAGCACAGACTGGCAAGACCTTTCCCTGCTTCCTGGGAGGAGATGCAGATCACTTCCACTCTCTCCTGAATTACCACACAAGGAATATGGCCTGTTTGGGGGACTGTCTTCAACTGTTGGCAGGTGTGACCCGGCCCAGTTAGGTGCGGAGGTTCGGCAAAAACTCTTGAGTAGCACTAAATATGGTGTGTCAGAGATTCCCCCCTTTCACGCCAAGCCTCACAGAACAGAGTTTCTTCTTGCACCAGGACAAGAAGAGGATATGGACTGTTCAGATGGGCCAGTGGCCCAGGAGGAAAATGGGTTTTGCCCTGTTGAGAACACATGTGGAGATCCAGCATGTGATCAACCATTAGTGCTGGCCCAGTCCAGGCCGCTATCTTACAAAAAGCTCCCAGTTGAGAATTCAGTGAACTCTGAGGGACGTGGCTCCCCACAAGTGTTTGCAGGTTGTCTCCCTTCTGAAGAGATGGAGGTAGAAGATGACCTACTGAAAATTACGCTGTTAGAGCCTACAAAGCCTCTGTTCAGTGTTAGTCCTCCCACCGAGCTGAAGAGAGAGGCATGGCCCTTcagggagcaggatggggacagtCCTGCCCTGTTGTCTCAGACCTCCTCCAACATCTCAGCAAGTGGCAGCACAAAGTCAGCTTGTGACATATGA
- the TESK2 gene encoding dual specificity testis-specific protein kinase 2 isoform X2 — translation MISHVRKLALVSSLRCSRFMGVCVHKGQLHALTEYINCGNLEQLLDGNQHLPWTVRVKLAYDIAMGISYLHYKGIFHRDLTSKNCLIKHDENGYSAIVGDFGLAEKIPDHSEKLPVVGSPFWMAPEVLRDEPYNEKADVFSYGIILCEIIARIQADPDYLPRTENFGLDYDSFQHMVGDCPPDFLQLAFNCCNMDPKLRPSFADIVKTLEEMLNRLRNEDSERDRKFLNLDNNERKPKGSIDKGPGVKRLSSLDDKIPPKSPRPRRNIWLSRSQSDIFSRKPSRKINVQDPYYTPSKGLGRKVNPFSAREDLKGGKIKFFDMPSKSVISLVFDLHSPEAGGGLKASQSQFRQAYSTDWQDLSLLPGRRCRSLPLSPELPHKEYGLFGGLSSTVGRCDPAQLGAEVRQKLLSSTKYGVSEIPPFHAKPHRTEFLLAPGQEEDMDCSDGPVAQEENGFCPVENTCGDPACDQPLVLAQSRPLSYKKLPVENSVNSEGRGSPQVFAGCLPSEEMEVEDDLLKITLLEPTKPLFSVSPPTELKREAWPFREQDGDSPALLSQTSSNISASGSTKSACDI, via the exons TACATCAATTGTGGTAACCTGGAACAGCTACTAGATGGCAACCAGCATCTGCCCTGGACGGTGAGGGTGAAACTGGCATATGACATTGCTATGGGAATCAGTTATCTTCACTATAAAGGCATTTTCCACCGGGACCTTACATCCAAG aactgTTTAATCAAACATGATGAGAATGGATACTCAGCAATAGTTGGAGACTTTGGTTTAGCAGAGAAAATTCCTGATCACAG TGAGAAGTTACCAGTTGTGGGTTCACCTTTCTGGATGGCACCAGAAGTTCTCAGAGATGAGCCCTACAATGAAAAG gcAGATGTGTTCTCCTATGGCATAATTCTGTGTGAGATTATAGCAAGAATACAGGCAGACCCAGACTATCTCCCTCGCACAGAG AATTTTGGATTAGATTATGATTCCTTCCAGCACATGGTGGGAGACTGTCCTCCTGACTTCCTCCAGCTGGCCTTTAACTGCTGTAAT ATGGATCCAAAGTTGCGTCCTTCATTTGCTGATATTGTCAAAACACTGGAGGAAATGTTAAACCGCCTGAGAAATGAGGActcagagagagacagaaagttCTTGAACCTTGACAACaatgaaagaaaaccaaaag GATCAATTGACAAAGGACCAGGAGTGAAACGTTTGAGTTCCTTGGATGACAAGATCCCGCCCAAGTCACCCCGTCCGCGTCGCAATATCTGGCTGTCCCGCAGCCAGTCGGATATCTTCTCTCGCAAACCTTCCAGGAAGATCAACGTGCAGGACCCCTACTACACACCAAGCAAAGGGTTAGGCCGGAAAGTTAACCCCTTCAGTGCCCGGGAGGACCTCAAGGGGGGAAAGATCAAATTCTTTGACATGCCAAGCAAGTCTGTGATTTCCCTCGTGTTTGACTTGCATTCTCCAGAGGCGGGTGGAGGCCTGAAAGCCAGCCAGTCCCAGTTCCGGCAGGCGTACAGCACAGACTGGCAAGACCTTTCCCTGCTTCCTGGGAGGAGATGCAGATCACTTCCACTCTCTCCTGAATTACCACACAAGGAATATGGCCTGTTTGGGGGACTGTCTTCAACTGTTGGCAGGTGTGACCCGGCCCAGTTAGGTGCGGAGGTTCGGCAAAAACTCTTGAGTAGCACTAAATATGGTGTGTCAGAGATTCCCCCCTTTCACGCCAAGCCTCACAGAACAGAGTTTCTTCTTGCACCAGGACAAGAAGAGGATATGGACTGTTCAGATGGGCCAGTGGCCCAGGAGGAAAATGGGTTTTGCCCTGTTGAGAACACATGTGGAGATCCAGCATGTGATCAACCATTAGTGCTGGCCCAGTCCAGGCCGCTATCTTACAAAAAGCTCCCAGTTGAGAATTCAGTGAACTCTGAGGGACGTGGCTCCCCACAAGTGTTTGCAGGTTGTCTCCCTTCTGAAGAGATGGAGGTAGAAGATGACCTACTGAAAATTACGCTGTTAGAGCCTACAAAGCCTCTGTTCAGTGTTAGTCCTCCCACCGAGCTGAAGAGAGAGGCATGGCCCTTcagggagcaggatggggacagtCCTGCCCTGTTGTCTCAGACCTCCTCCAACATCTCAGCAAGTGGCAGCACAAAGTCAGCTTGTGACATATGA